From the genome of Ptychodera flava strain L36383 chromosome 20, AS_Pfla_20210202, whole genome shotgun sequence, one region includes:
- the LOC139120225 gene encoding uncharacterized protein isoform X3 — protein sequence MGSACSMLPGIHPLTFCDKPDTPESVAWLRKAVVTSKFQEVSAAYKRLTSGDETVDINYMSLDDMFELFARIFFAARFESYNGGHGMYGSGSSSEDASDEDDIFKSFPNNLKYRLNQRRARQQGSDGVYRKKLTEEEAKQNADKLIQEEEKLNRLREKRRAKKKRQRERKRQNKLKGQENEKQSGNVAKDSDGSDSDSDESDSEEEESNSKKSSAAATNSKSSKTGSKDGSKKQSVSSNNTDKKSQKDWSTLDSKLDSDEGELDPNSAFVAKAAANASKKVIAQQANKEKQPKKEKVNKEQLKNQEEKDSVEDLDPVVLRSRQIAVRGNEMANLGHYTAAIDLFTQAIKLDPRDFRFFGNRSFCFDRLGQYDKALKDADRAISLAKEWPKGYFRKGRALAGLKLYAEAEGAFEQVLKLDRNCEDAMQELLRCRTHQLMEMGFSRAQSEVAIRQHGTVQAALESLLAGAVQENLSDEIYISDEEDHITKTIQASKTDVKNPEGLTSIWIGNVLPKVTEKDIRDIFSKCGPLQSVRMLPDKFCVFVNFKRKDSASKAMETLQGYELEGQRLLIKFPDNPIVNGQPRVTVIKKNQPATSTTGNSVAVSSSGNAKLSKYTEAESKEKLSGPVNGDECYFWRTTGCAFGDKCHYKHLPESKGLDRKPWHKSIPYTKPE from the exons ATGGGCAGTGCATGTTCAATGCTCCCAGGGATTCATCCCTTGACCTTCTGTGATAAACCAGACACACCGGAGAGTGTCGCTTGGTTACGTAAAGCAGTCGTTACAAGT aaatttcaagAAGTTTCCGCGGCTTACAAACGTTTGACCAGTGGAGATGAAACAGTAGACATAAACTACATGAGCCTTGATGACATGTTTGAGCTGTTTGCAAGAATTTTCTTTGCTGCTAGGTTTG AGTCTTACAACGGTGGCCATGGCATGTACGGCAGTGGCTCGTCATCAGAAGATGCTAGTGATGAAGACGATATTTTTAAATCTTTTCCAAACAACCTTAAATATAGACTGAACCAAAGGAGAGCAAGACAGCAAGGCTCAG ATGGTGTGTATCGCAAAAAACTTACAGAAGAG GAGGCGAAACAGAACGCTGATAAACTTATACAAGAAGAGGAAAAACTTAATAGGCTTAGGGAAAAAAGGCGAGCGAAAAAGAAAagacaaagagaaagaaaaagacagaataaattaaaaggacaagaaaatgaaaaacaaagtgGAAATGTTGCCAAG GACAGTGACGGTAGTGACAGCGACTCAGATGAGAGCGACAGTGAGGAAGAAGAAAGCAATTCTAAAAAATCAAGCGCAGCTGCAACCAACTCCAAGTCTTCCAAGACCGGCAGTAAAGACGGTAGCAAAAAGCAGTCCGTTTCCAGTAATAACACAGATAAGAAATCACAAAAAGATTG GTCAACACTAGACTCAAAACTTGATTCCGATGAAGGCGAGTTGGACCCTAACAGTGCTTTTGTAGCCAAGGCAGCTGCCAACGCCAGCAAAAAAGTGATTGCCCAGCAGGCtaacaaagaaaaacaaccCAAGAAAGAGAAAGTGAATAAAGAGCAACTGAAGAATCAGGAAGAAAAAGACTCA GTTGAAGATTTAGATCCAGTAGTTTTGAGAAGTAGGCAAATAGCAG TACGTGGAAATGAAATGGCCAACTTAGGCCACTATACAGCAGCAATAGATTTATTTACACAGGCTATAAAACTGGATCCAAGGGATTTCAG gttttttggCAATCGTTCATTTTGTTTCGATCGCCTTGGTCAATATGACAA AGCCCTAAAAGATGCTGATAGAGCCATTTCTCTTGCAAAAGAGTGGCCTAAAGGTTATTTTAGAAAAGGAAGAGCTCTAGCCGGCCTTAAG TTATATGCTGAAGCTGAAGGAGCCTTTGAACAGGTATTAAAATTAGACCGTAATTGTGAAGACGCTATGCAAGAGTTACTCAGATGTCGAACACATCAGTTAATG GAAATGGGTTTTTCACGGGCTCAAAGCGAGGTGGCCATTAGACAGCATGGCACGGTGCAAGCAGCATTAGAGTCCTTGTTAGCAGGTGCTGTACAGGAAAATTTATCTGACGAAATATATATCTCTGATGAAGAGGATCATATAACAAAAACTATCCAAGCAAGCAAAACAGA tGTTAAAAATCCAGAAGGGCTCACGTCCATATGGATAGGAAATGTTTtaccaaaagttacagaaaaagatatacgtgatattttttcaaa ATGTGGGCCTTTACAAAGTGTACGGATGTTACCGGACAAATTTtgcgtttttgttaatttcaaaagaaaagatTCTGCAAGTAAAGCAATGGAGACCCTCCAG GGCTATGAACTGGAAGGTCAAAGGCTTCTAATCAAGTTTCCAGATAACCCTATTGTAAATGGTCAGCCACGTGTCACagtcattaaaaaaaatcagccagctACTAGTACTACCGGTAACAGCGTGGCCGTTTCATCCTCTGGAAATGCAAAACTTTCTAAGTACACTGAAGC AGAGTCCAAAGAAAAATTGTCTGGTCCTGTCAACGGAGATGAGTGCTACTTCTGGAGGACAACCGGCTGCGCTTTTGGAGACAAATGCCATTACAAACACCTACCGGAAAGCAAAGGATTGGACCGAAAACCATGGCATAAATCAATTCCATACACAAAACCAGAATGA
- the LOC139120225 gene encoding uncharacterized protein isoform X2 encodes MGSACSMLPGIHPLTFCDKPDTPESVAWLRKAVVTSVREYKFQEVSAAYKRLTSGDETVDINYMSLDDMFELFARIFFAARFESYNGGHGMYGSGSSSEDASDEDDIFKSFPNNLKYRLNQRRARQQGSDGVYRKKLTEEEAKQNADKLIQEEEKLNRLREKRRAKKKRQRERKRQNKLKGQENEKQSGNVAKDSDGSDSDSDESDSEEEESNSKKSSAAATNSKSSKTGSKDGSKKQSVSSNNTDKKSQKDWSTLDSKLDSDEGELDPNSAFVAKAAANASKKVIAQQANKEKQPKKEKVNKEQLKNQEEKDSVEDLDPVVLRSRQIAVRGNEMANLGHYTAAIDLFTQAIKLDPRDFRFFGNRSFCFDRLGQYDKALKDADRAISLAKEWPKGYFRKGRALAGLKLYAEAEGAFEQVLKLDRNCEDAMQELLRCRTHQLMEMGFSRAQSEVAIRQHGTVQAALESLLAGAVQENLSDEIYISDEEDHITKTIQASKTDVKNPEGLTSIWIGNVLPKVTEKDIRDIFSKCGPLQSVRMLPDKFCVFVNFKRKDSASKAMETLQGYELEGQRLLIKFPDNPIVNGQPRVTVIKKNQPATSTTGNSVAVSSSGNAKLSKYTEAESKEKLSGPVNGDECYFWRTTGCAFGDKCHYKHLPESKGLDRKPWHKSIPYTKPE; translated from the exons ATGGGCAGTGCATGTTCAATGCTCCCAGGGATTCATCCCTTGACCTTCTGTGATAAACCAGACACACCGGAGAGTGTCGCTTGGTTACGTAAAGCAGTCGTTACAAGTGTGCGTGAATAT aaatttcaagAAGTTTCCGCGGCTTACAAACGTTTGACCAGTGGAGATGAAACAGTAGACATAAACTACATGAGCCTTGATGACATGTTTGAGCTGTTTGCAAGAATTTTCTTTGCTGCTAGGTTTG AGTCTTACAACGGTGGCCATGGCATGTACGGCAGTGGCTCGTCATCAGAAGATGCTAGTGATGAAGACGATATTTTTAAATCTTTTCCAAACAACCTTAAATATAGACTGAACCAAAGGAGAGCAAGACAGCAAGGCTCAG ATGGTGTGTATCGCAAAAAACTTACAGAAGAG GAGGCGAAACAGAACGCTGATAAACTTATACAAGAAGAGGAAAAACTTAATAGGCTTAGGGAAAAAAGGCGAGCGAAAAAGAAAagacaaagagaaagaaaaagacagaataaattaaaaggacaagaaaatgaaaaacaaagtgGAAATGTTGCCAAG GACAGTGACGGTAGTGACAGCGACTCAGATGAGAGCGACAGTGAGGAAGAAGAAAGCAATTCTAAAAAATCAAGCGCAGCTGCAACCAACTCCAAGTCTTCCAAGACCGGCAGTAAAGACGGTAGCAAAAAGCAGTCCGTTTCCAGTAATAACACAGATAAGAAATCACAAAAAGATTG GTCAACACTAGACTCAAAACTTGATTCCGATGAAGGCGAGTTGGACCCTAACAGTGCTTTTGTAGCCAAGGCAGCTGCCAACGCCAGCAAAAAAGTGATTGCCCAGCAGGCtaacaaagaaaaacaaccCAAGAAAGAGAAAGTGAATAAAGAGCAACTGAAGAATCAGGAAGAAAAAGACTCA GTTGAAGATTTAGATCCAGTAGTTTTGAGAAGTAGGCAAATAGCAG TACGTGGAAATGAAATGGCCAACTTAGGCCACTATACAGCAGCAATAGATTTATTTACACAGGCTATAAAACTGGATCCAAGGGATTTCAG gttttttggCAATCGTTCATTTTGTTTCGATCGCCTTGGTCAATATGACAA AGCCCTAAAAGATGCTGATAGAGCCATTTCTCTTGCAAAAGAGTGGCCTAAAGGTTATTTTAGAAAAGGAAGAGCTCTAGCCGGCCTTAAG TTATATGCTGAAGCTGAAGGAGCCTTTGAACAGGTATTAAAATTAGACCGTAATTGTGAAGACGCTATGCAAGAGTTACTCAGATGTCGAACACATCAGTTAATG GAAATGGGTTTTTCACGGGCTCAAAGCGAGGTGGCCATTAGACAGCATGGCACGGTGCAAGCAGCATTAGAGTCCTTGTTAGCAGGTGCTGTACAGGAAAATTTATCTGACGAAATATATATCTCTGATGAAGAGGATCATATAACAAAAACTATCCAAGCAAGCAAAACAGA tGTTAAAAATCCAGAAGGGCTCACGTCCATATGGATAGGAAATGTTTtaccaaaagttacagaaaaagatatacgtgatattttttcaaa ATGTGGGCCTTTACAAAGTGTACGGATGTTACCGGACAAATTTtgcgtttttgttaatttcaaaagaaaagatTCTGCAAGTAAAGCAATGGAGACCCTCCAG GGCTATGAACTGGAAGGTCAAAGGCTTCTAATCAAGTTTCCAGATAACCCTATTGTAAATGGTCAGCCACGTGTCACagtcattaaaaaaaatcagccagctACTAGTACTACCGGTAACAGCGTGGCCGTTTCATCCTCTGGAAATGCAAAACTTTCTAAGTACACTGAAGC AGAGTCCAAAGAAAAATTGTCTGGTCCTGTCAACGGAGATGAGTGCTACTTCTGGAGGACAACCGGCTGCGCTTTTGGAGACAAATGCCATTACAAACACCTACCGGAAAGCAAAGGATTGGACCGAAAACCATGGCATAAATCAATTCCATACACAAAACCAGAATGA
- the LOC139120225 gene encoding stress-induced-phosphoprotein 1-like isoform X1 → MGLTREEAFRILELPPGTIEDDVRAAYKRLALKWHPDKHNNSEAATKKFQEVSAAYKRLTSGDETVDINYMSLDDMFELFARIFFAARFESYNGGHGMYGSGSSSEDASDEDDIFKSFPNNLKYRLNQRRARQQGSDGVYRKKLTEEEAKQNADKLIQEEEKLNRLREKRRAKKKRQRERKRQNKLKGQENEKQSGNVAKDSDGSDSDSDESDSEEEESNSKKSSAAATNSKSSKTGSKDGSKKQSVSSNNTDKKSQKDWSTLDSKLDSDEGELDPNSAFVAKAAANASKKVIAQQANKEKQPKKEKVNKEQLKNQEEKDSVEDLDPVVLRSRQIAVRGNEMANLGHYTAAIDLFTQAIKLDPRDFRFFGNRSFCFDRLGQYDKALKDADRAISLAKEWPKGYFRKGRALAGLKLYAEAEGAFEQVLKLDRNCEDAMQELLRCRTHQLMEMGFSRAQSEVAIRQHGTVQAALESLLAGAVQENLSDEIYISDEEDHITKTIQASKTDVKNPEGLTSIWIGNVLPKVTEKDIRDIFSKCGPLQSVRMLPDKFCVFVNFKRKDSASKAMETLQGYELEGQRLLIKFPDNPIVNGQPRVTVIKKNQPATSTTGNSVAVSSSGNAKLSKYTEAESKEKLSGPVNGDECYFWRTTGCAFGDKCHYKHLPESKGLDRKPWHKSIPYTKPE, encoded by the exons aaatttcaagAAGTTTCCGCGGCTTACAAACGTTTGACCAGTGGAGATGAAACAGTAGACATAAACTACATGAGCCTTGATGACATGTTTGAGCTGTTTGCAAGAATTTTCTTTGCTGCTAGGTTTG AGTCTTACAACGGTGGCCATGGCATGTACGGCAGTGGCTCGTCATCAGAAGATGCTAGTGATGAAGACGATATTTTTAAATCTTTTCCAAACAACCTTAAATATAGACTGAACCAAAGGAGAGCAAGACAGCAAGGCTCAG ATGGTGTGTATCGCAAAAAACTTACAGAAGAG GAGGCGAAACAGAACGCTGATAAACTTATACAAGAAGAGGAAAAACTTAATAGGCTTAGGGAAAAAAGGCGAGCGAAAAAGAAAagacaaagagaaagaaaaagacagaataaattaaaaggacaagaaaatgaaaaacaaagtgGAAATGTTGCCAAG GACAGTGACGGTAGTGACAGCGACTCAGATGAGAGCGACAGTGAGGAAGAAGAAAGCAATTCTAAAAAATCAAGCGCAGCTGCAACCAACTCCAAGTCTTCCAAGACCGGCAGTAAAGACGGTAGCAAAAAGCAGTCCGTTTCCAGTAATAACACAGATAAGAAATCACAAAAAGATTG GTCAACACTAGACTCAAAACTTGATTCCGATGAAGGCGAGTTGGACCCTAACAGTGCTTTTGTAGCCAAGGCAGCTGCCAACGCCAGCAAAAAAGTGATTGCCCAGCAGGCtaacaaagaaaaacaaccCAAGAAAGAGAAAGTGAATAAAGAGCAACTGAAGAATCAGGAAGAAAAAGACTCA GTTGAAGATTTAGATCCAGTAGTTTTGAGAAGTAGGCAAATAGCAG TACGTGGAAATGAAATGGCCAACTTAGGCCACTATACAGCAGCAATAGATTTATTTACACAGGCTATAAAACTGGATCCAAGGGATTTCAG gttttttggCAATCGTTCATTTTGTTTCGATCGCCTTGGTCAATATGACAA AGCCCTAAAAGATGCTGATAGAGCCATTTCTCTTGCAAAAGAGTGGCCTAAAGGTTATTTTAGAAAAGGAAGAGCTCTAGCCGGCCTTAAG TTATATGCTGAAGCTGAAGGAGCCTTTGAACAGGTATTAAAATTAGACCGTAATTGTGAAGACGCTATGCAAGAGTTACTCAGATGTCGAACACATCAGTTAATG GAAATGGGTTTTTCACGGGCTCAAAGCGAGGTGGCCATTAGACAGCATGGCACGGTGCAAGCAGCATTAGAGTCCTTGTTAGCAGGTGCTGTACAGGAAAATTTATCTGACGAAATATATATCTCTGATGAAGAGGATCATATAACAAAAACTATCCAAGCAAGCAAAACAGA tGTTAAAAATCCAGAAGGGCTCACGTCCATATGGATAGGAAATGTTTtaccaaaagttacagaaaaagatatacgtgatattttttcaaa ATGTGGGCCTTTACAAAGTGTACGGATGTTACCGGACAAATTTtgcgtttttgttaatttcaaaagaaaagatTCTGCAAGTAAAGCAATGGAGACCCTCCAG GGCTATGAACTGGAAGGTCAAAGGCTTCTAATCAAGTTTCCAGATAACCCTATTGTAAATGGTCAGCCACGTGTCACagtcattaaaaaaaatcagccagctACTAGTACTACCGGTAACAGCGTGGCCGTTTCATCCTCTGGAAATGCAAAACTTTCTAAGTACACTGAAGC AGAGTCCAAAGAAAAATTGTCTGGTCCTGTCAACGGAGATGAGTGCTACTTCTGGAGGACAACCGGCTGCGCTTTTGGAGACAAATGCCATTACAAACACCTACCGGAAAGCAAAGGATTGGACCGAAAACCATGGCATAAATCAATTCCATACACAAAACCAGAATGA